One segment of Variovorax sp. V93 DNA contains the following:
- a CDS encoding SDR family NAD(P)-dependent oxidoreductase, translated as MSNDEAAPHAVVTGSSSGIGRAIASRLLEEGWRVRGLDLAAPTLSHPGFAHAAVDLSDAAAIARTTAALQDADALVHAAGVLRVGPLGQLDHAGGELMWRLHVDAATRLADALVPAMAARGHGRVVFVGSRVAHGMPGRGQYAATKAALVALARSWAAEVAERGVTLNVVSPGATQTAMLQDPARAGSAPRLPPIGRLIEPAEVAALVAFLLSAPAAAITGQDIAICGGASLHR; from the coding sequence GTGTCGAATGATGAAGCCGCGCCGCATGCCGTGGTGACGGGCAGCAGCAGCGGCATCGGCCGCGCCATTGCGTCGCGCCTGCTCGAAGAAGGCTGGCGCGTGCGCGGGCTCGACCTCGCGGCGCCGACGCTCTCGCATCCGGGCTTCGCGCATGCGGCGGTCGACCTGTCGGATGCCGCGGCCATCGCGCGCACCACGGCTGCTCTTCAGGACGCCGATGCGCTGGTGCATGCGGCCGGCGTGCTGCGCGTGGGCCCGCTCGGGCAGCTCGACCATGCCGGCGGCGAATTGATGTGGCGCCTGCATGTCGACGCTGCCACGCGGCTGGCCGATGCGCTGGTGCCCGCGATGGCCGCGCGCGGCCACGGCCGCGTGGTGTTCGTCGGCAGCCGCGTGGCGCACGGCATGCCGGGCCGCGGCCAGTACGCCGCCACCAAGGCGGCGCTGGTCGCGCTTGCGCGCAGCTGGGCGGCCGAGGTCGCGGAGCGCGGCGTCACCCTCAACGTGGTGTCGCCCGGCGCCACGCAGACCGCGATGCTGCAGGACCCCGCGCGCGCCGGCAGCGCGCCGCGCCTGCCGCCCATCGGCCGGCTGATCGAGCCCGCGGAAGTCGCCGCGCTGGTCGCCTTTCTTCTCTCGGCGCCGGCCGCGGCCATCACCGGCCAGGACATCGCCATCTGCGGCGGTGCGTCGCTGCACCGCTGA
- a CDS encoding mandelate racemase/muconate lactonizing enzyme family protein: MKIVNILESTRPIKSDIRNAYIDFSKMTLSLVAVVTDVIRDGRPVVGYGFNSNGRYGQGGLIRERFLPRLLEADPASLLDETGDNLDPHRIWARMMINEKPGGHGERSVAVGTIDMAVWDAVAKIAGKPLYQLLAERYGSGTPNPRVFVYAAGGYYYPGKGVEGLQREMASYLERGYSVVKMKIGGATLAQDCERIESVLKILGPGQQLAVDANGRFDLPTAIDYGRALSQYPLFWYEEAGDPLDYELQAKLGEVYAGPMATGENLFSMQDARNLIRHGGMRPDRDWLQFDCALSYGLVEYLRTLDMLKENGWSPSRCIPHGGHQMSLAIAAGLGLGGNESYPDLFQPYGGFPDGVKVQDGYVTLPPLPGIGFEGKADLIAEMRALAG; this comes from the coding sequence ATGAAGATCGTCAACATCCTCGAGTCCACGCGCCCCATCAAGTCGGACATCCGCAACGCCTACATCGACTTCTCCAAGATGACCCTGAGCCTCGTGGCGGTGGTCACCGACGTGATCCGCGACGGCCGGCCGGTGGTGGGCTACGGCTTCAATTCCAACGGCCGCTACGGCCAGGGCGGGCTGATCCGCGAGCGCTTCCTGCCGCGCCTGCTCGAGGCCGATCCGGCCTCGCTCCTCGACGAGACCGGCGACAACCTCGATCCGCACAGGATCTGGGCCCGCATGATGATCAACGAGAAGCCCGGCGGCCACGGCGAGCGCTCGGTGGCCGTGGGCACCATCGACATGGCCGTGTGGGACGCGGTCGCCAAGATCGCCGGCAAGCCGCTCTACCAGCTGCTGGCCGAGCGCTACGGCAGCGGCACGCCGAACCCGCGCGTGTTCGTCTATGCGGCGGGCGGCTACTACTACCCTGGCAAGGGCGTCGAGGGCCTGCAGCGCGAGATGGCCAGCTACCTCGAGCGCGGCTATTCGGTGGTCAAGATGAAGATCGGCGGCGCCACGCTCGCGCAGGACTGCGAGCGCATCGAGTCGGTGCTCAAGATCCTCGGCCCCGGCCAGCAGCTGGCGGTGGACGCCAACGGCCGCTTCGACCTGCCCACCGCCATCGACTATGGCCGCGCGCTGTCGCAGTACCCGCTCTTCTGGTACGAGGAAGCCGGCGATCCACTCGACTACGAGCTGCAGGCCAAGCTGGGCGAGGTCTACGCCGGCCCCATGGCCACGGGCGAGAACCTGTTCTCGATGCAGGACGCGCGCAACCTCATCCGCCACGGCGGCATGCGGCCCGACCGCGACTGGCTGCAATTCGACTGCGCCTTGAGCTACGGCCTTGTCGAGTACCTGCGCACGCTCGACATGCTCAAGGAAAACGGCTGGTCGCCCTCGCGCTGCATTCCGCACGGCGGCCACCAGATGTCGCTGGCCATTGCGGCGGGCCTCGGGCTCGGCGGCAACGAGAGCTACCCCGACCTGTTCCAGCCCTACGGCGGCTTTCCCGACGGCGTGAAGGTGCAGGACGGCTACGTCACGCTGCCGCCGCTGCCCGGCATCGGTTTCGAGGGCAAGGCCGACCTGATTGCCGAGATGCGCGCGCTCGCGGGTTAA
- a CDS encoding type VI secretion system Vgr family protein — protein sequence MKRRVTIQTPLGEALQFHRLAGREALSQAYAFDLELLGSSNAIDAKALLGQPATVVMETESGAPRYLAGLVTRFGLSHEDDRQAFYEMRLRPWLWLATRRSDFRIFQDQTVPEIVAAVLGRYGHPMEQKLHRSYRPWTYCVQYHESDFDFVSRLCEHEGIYYWFRHEAGQQVLVFADDIASAHAPLPGGEAVRYHPHEKAGMTGGLEASERITEWAQAEEIRPGHHFRNHYDFEKPQADLASRRQMPPGHAHDGFERYEWPGDHLQHEDGETCARIRTEEQLSQRSRASGRSNRRDLAPGHLFRLTHHPRDDQNRQHLLLAVDYELQENLQASEGVDASEGSVQRFAFEAQPTSYAWRPQRSTPKPRTRGPQTAMVVGPAGEEIWTDRYGRIKVQFHWDRLGQRNENASCWLRVSTSWAGASFGAAALPRIGQEVIVDFLNGDPDYPIVTGRVHNADEMPAWQLPQQKQLTGLRSRELGGGRSNHLALDDSTGKVQAQLKSDHQSSSLSLGHVGRIEDTAGRKDDRGQGFELRTDGHGALRAARGLLLSTEARANAQGHITDMRETVARLTQGRDLHESLAQVAQQAQAHEAGDQDEVARALKAQNDAIKGSGGRPGQGEFPEFQEPHLTLASPAGIQATTAASTHLVSVEHTALTSGAHTSVATGNSFLVSAKDAVRMVAFNNGIRMAAAAADIDLTALRDSINALAKLDIKLEASRITITAKEEVLVNGGSSYTRWTAGGIESGTNGLWRAHAASHSMVGPKSDGQPRLPQPAQLPRGQLDLYHQYVKADGATRQGVKQGDYTVVDSDGGTHTGKLDANGFASVAGLPLGQAKVTFGGDPSDPWDTGSYFGQPNRWPAQPASDKSINAGGGGSSLFGGAATGLLGQAGGALGRAAGLVSQASEAASTAQQAVGAVQAIQQGGAKALLGQVGQAATGMAAQTVGAMVPKLPASLPSMPTLPLGQTPGFAG from the coding sequence GTGAAGCGCCGCGTCACCATCCAGACGCCGCTGGGCGAGGCACTGCAATTCCACCGGCTGGCCGGGCGCGAGGCGCTCAGCCAGGCCTATGCCTTCGACCTCGAGCTGCTGGGCAGCAGCAACGCCATCGACGCGAAGGCCCTGCTGGGCCAGCCCGCCACCGTCGTGATGGAAACCGAGAGCGGCGCCCCGCGCTACCTCGCCGGCCTTGTCACCCGCTTCGGCCTGTCGCACGAAGACGACCGCCAGGCCTTCTACGAGATGCGGCTGCGCCCCTGGCTCTGGCTGGCCACGCGCCGCTCCGACTTCCGCATCTTCCAGGACCAGACCGTGCCCGAGATCGTTGCGGCCGTGCTGGGCCGCTACGGCCACCCGATGGAGCAGAAGCTCCACCGCAGCTACCGCCCCTGGACCTACTGCGTGCAGTACCACGAGAGCGACTTCGACTTCGTCTCGCGCCTGTGCGAACACGAAGGCATCTACTACTGGTTTCGCCACGAGGCCGGGCAGCAGGTGCTGGTCTTCGCCGACGACATCGCCAGCGCCCATGCCCCCTTGCCCGGCGGCGAGGCCGTGCGCTACCACCCGCACGAGAAGGCCGGCATGACCGGCGGGCTGGAGGCCAGCGAGCGCATCACCGAATGGGCGCAGGCCGAGGAGATCCGCCCGGGCCACCACTTTCGCAACCACTACGACTTCGAGAAGCCCCAGGCCGACCTCGCCAGCCGCCGCCAGATGCCCCCGGGCCACGCGCACGACGGCTTCGAGCGCTACGAATGGCCGGGCGACCACCTGCAGCACGAGGACGGCGAGACCTGTGCGCGCATCCGCACCGAGGAGCAGCTGAGCCAGCGCAGCCGGGCCAGCGGCCGTTCCAACCGGCGCGACCTGGCCCCGGGCCACCTCTTCAGGCTCACGCACCACCCGCGCGACGACCAGAACCGCCAGCACCTGCTGCTGGCCGTCGACTACGAGCTGCAGGAGAACCTGCAGGCCAGCGAAGGGGTGGATGCCTCCGAAGGCTCGGTGCAGCGCTTCGCCTTCGAGGCCCAGCCCACGAGCTACGCCTGGCGCCCGCAACGCAGCACGCCCAAGCCGCGCACCCGCGGCCCGCAGACGGCGATGGTGGTCGGCCCCGCGGGCGAGGAGATCTGGACCGACCGCTACGGCCGCATCAAGGTGCAGTTCCACTGGGATCGGCTCGGCCAGCGTAACGAGAACGCGAGCTGCTGGCTGCGCGTGTCCACATCCTGGGCCGGCGCCAGCTTCGGCGCGGCCGCGCTGCCGCGCATCGGGCAGGAGGTGATCGTCGATTTCCTCAACGGCGACCCCGATTACCCGATCGTCACCGGCCGGGTGCACAACGCCGACGAGATGCCGGCCTGGCAGCTGCCCCAGCAGAAGCAGCTCACGGGCCTGCGCAGCCGCGAGTTGGGCGGCGGGCGCAGCAACCACCTGGCGCTGGACGATTCCACGGGCAAGGTGCAGGCCCAGCTCAAGAGCGACCACCAGAGCTCCAGCCTGAGCCTGGGCCATGTCGGCCGCATCGAGGACACGGCCGGGCGCAAGGACGACCGGGGCCAGGGCTTCGAGCTGCGCACCGACGGCCATGGCGCACTGCGCGCCGCCCGGGGCCTGCTGCTGAGCACCGAGGCGCGCGCCAATGCGCAGGGCCACATCACCGACATGCGCGAGACGGTGGCGCGGCTCACGCAGGGGCGCGACCTGCACGAGAGCCTGGCGCAGGTGGCGCAGCAGGCCCAGGCGCACGAGGCGGGCGACCAGGACGAGGTGGCCCGGGCGCTGAAGGCGCAGAACGACGCGATCAAGGGAAGCGGCGGCAGGCCGGGCCAGGGCGAGTTCCCGGAGTTCCAGGAGCCGCACCTGACCTTGGCGAGCCCCGCGGGCATCCAGGCCACCACGGCCGCGAGCACCCACCTCGTGAGCGTGGAACACACGGCCCTCACGAGCGGCGCGCACACCAGCGTGGCCACGGGCAACAGCTTCCTGGTGAGCGCCAAGGATGCGGTGCGCATGGTCGCCTTCAACAACGGCATCCGCATGGCGGCGGCGGCGGCGGACATCGACCTCACGGCGCTCAGGGACAGCATCAACGCGCTGGCCAAGCTGGACATCAAGCTGGAGGCCAGCCGGATCACCATCACGGCCAAGGAGGAGGTGCTCGTCAACGGCGGCTCCAGCTACACGCGCTGGACGGCCGGCGGCATCGAGAGCGGCACCAATGGCCTGTGGCGCGCGCATGCGGCTTCGCATTCGATGGTGGGGCCGAAGAGCGACGGACAGCCCCGGCTCCCGCAGCCGGCCCAGCTTCCCAGGGGGCAGCTCGACCTGTACCACCAGTACGTCAAGGCCGACGGCGCGACGCGCCAGGGCGTGAAGCAAGGCGACTACACGGTGGTCGACTCCGACGGCGGCACGCACACCGGCAAGCTCGACGCGAACGGCTTCGCCTCCGTGGCCGGGCTTCCGCTCGGCCAGGCCAAGGTCACGTTCGGCGGCGATCCGAGCGATCCCTGGGATACGGGCAGCTACTTCGGCCAGCCGAACCGCTGGCCCGCCCAGCCTGCGAGCGACAAGTCCATCAATGCGGGAGGTGGCGGATCGAGCTTGTTCGGCGGCGCAGCAACGGGCCTGCTGGGCCAGGCTGGTGGAGCACTGGGCAGGGCGGCCGGCCTCGTGAGCCAGGCCAGCGAGGCGGCAAGCACGGCGCAGCAGGCCGTCGGCGCCGTGCAGGCCATCCAGCAAGGCGGCGC